The nucleotide window ttgtcTTTTTACCCCGAATATGCAAATAAATACAGAATTTTGTTAATCAATAATTGTGTTTTTCAGTTTTAAATCAGTAAATCTTCAGCTCCAGGCATTATTTACATGAAATTTATTCTTTACAGTTTAACAGAAGCTAATTACTCTAGAAATGAGGGTTAAAAAAATCTGGAGTGATGATGACGAAAGTTCCACTTTCGAGAAGTGCTTCACATCCATAATAAACTGAAAATAGAGTGAGATACAATTATAGCGAATCATTGAGGAACAAAATCCCAGAATccttttgattaaaaaaaatatgtactcACTTCATGAGTGTCAATGGTGGTAGTCCAGGATCAGCTCCTTTTTTGAAccctaaaaattattccaggaGAATTGAAAGTCaatcaagtaaaaatatcCGAGCATCggtgatttttaattgaaaaaaaacatgaactaACCTAAATAGAGAACGGTGGGCATGAATCCCCAGTGGAAAACAGTTTTCGTCACCTCCAGGACGACTGCAATTTTCTGCTTAGTAGCTGGGCTCAGTGCCATGATGATTGAATCCTTGAATCCTTTggtttttccaaataaaaactGATGGAAACGCACGTGCGAATGGTTTTTCTCGTCTAAACTTCGTCACGATAAGTGTTTGACACGTTCTAGGGAAAATGGCGATCGATAACCGCCATTTTTCCCTGTCAACGTCGCCATTTTCCCTAGTTTTTTCGAACTagtttttttaatatgaaTTACGGTCTCCAATAATTCTTCATTTGTGTCAATttccttttattttatcaacaatttttatttaatatttttcactaaCACTGTTCAGTGACATCATAGAACCGATGGATTTTTCCG belongs to Diachasmimorpha longicaudata isolate KC_UGA_2023 chromosome 10, iyDiaLong2, whole genome shotgun sequence and includes:
- the LOC135166880 gene encoding mitochondrial import receptor subunit TOM7 homolog, yielding MALSPATKQKIAVVLEVTKTVFHWGFMPTVLYLGFKKGADPGLPPLTLMNLLWM